In the genome of Roseimicrobium gellanilyticum, one region contains:
- a CDS encoding bifunctional serine/threonine-protein kinase/formylglycine-generating enzyme family protein gives MNPPTSSDRTRPRIHDHETLRLIGRGAYGEVWLARSVTGALRAVKVVWRADYDYPEAFEREFEALKRYEPVSRRHPGLVPVLQVGRNDEEGFYYYIMELADDVDTGRDIDAEKYKPLTLMGRMRKQGRLRAEECIRHGINVAEALHFMHENGLIHRDVKPSNLVFIDGTCRLADIGLVALLGQRSFVGTEGFVAPEGPGTPQSDIFSLGMVLYEASTGKDRLDFPDLPSAAESGEGIQLWRRLHSAICRACAPKAQERFENAQQMAMALRGDALPMRASTRRKVMMALVIASAAVLGAIFWNSQKEQVQAALHRTEPTLVIRTEPPHAEVYSNGLKLGTTPLPLDPAEGVPAIYQIRLAGFRIHEIEHIADKKRPATYEVKLEPSKLPQPGERWINSLQMTFVPKQGGHTSERPVEMKYFDAFLKDTGRPFEGRVVRYQIRGTKDPAYIVVVPSGDAEAFRYWLADRDRDGGFMTNEHHYELETLPYMEAETSDDTALDDRAADERAESGDWQAFFLRVARQGYGSVIVRTDPEGVKVFQGGELLGITPLEIPRAKTGEVEFELRQEGYTDLVLDGEVTENEMLELYADMVQRRTVAFGREWRNSMGVKFVPVGEVLMASTETRRRDFAEYAKATNARRPQNYPGQIQQKSAQFPVVGVDRDEARAFCAWLTKKERDMKLIQSTDTYRLPTDEEWSRAVGLPLERGKDPAERNGRIRGVYPWGYEWPPPRGTDNFADSAGARMGGLTTVIPGFDDRFPALAAVTALPASSKGLIGLGGNVSEWIDTNFESNPVNKDMPAATVRGGSWRSSNPDELLSSARLSLPPNTRRDNIGFRIVLSRSEGGK, from the coding sequence GTGAATCCACCCACCTCCAGCGACCGCACGCGGCCTCGCATCCATGACCATGAGACCCTTCGTCTCATTGGTCGCGGAGCCTATGGTGAGGTGTGGCTGGCTCGCAGTGTCACCGGAGCCCTGCGTGCGGTGAAGGTGGTGTGGCGTGCGGACTATGACTATCCTGAGGCCTTCGAGCGCGAGTTTGAGGCGCTGAAGCGTTATGAGCCTGTCTCCCGCCGCCATCCCGGTCTTGTGCCCGTGCTGCAGGTGGGCCGCAATGATGAGGAGGGTTTCTACTACTACATCATGGAGCTGGCGGATGATGTGGACACTGGTCGTGACATTGATGCGGAGAAGTACAAGCCGCTGACCCTCATGGGCCGCATGCGCAAGCAGGGTCGCCTGCGCGCAGAGGAGTGCATCCGCCATGGCATCAACGTGGCCGAGGCGCTGCATTTCATGCATGAGAACGGGCTCATCCACCGGGATGTGAAGCCCTCCAACTTGGTCTTTATTGACGGCACCTGCCGTCTCGCGGACATCGGCCTCGTGGCCCTGCTGGGGCAGCGCAGCTTTGTGGGTACGGAAGGTTTCGTGGCTCCTGAGGGGCCGGGCACTCCGCAGTCAGACATCTTTTCCCTGGGCATGGTGCTCTATGAGGCCAGCACCGGAAAGGACAGGCTCGACTTCCCTGACCTGCCCTCGGCGGCGGAGTCCGGCGAGGGCATCCAGCTTTGGCGCCGACTTCATAGTGCCATCTGCCGTGCCTGCGCCCCCAAAGCCCAGGAACGCTTCGAGAATGCGCAACAGATGGCGATGGCCCTGCGTGGGGATGCTCTTCCCATGCGCGCCAGCACCAGGCGAAAAGTCATGATGGCGCTGGTCATTGCCAGTGCGGCGGTGCTGGGGGCCATCTTCTGGAACAGCCAGAAGGAACAGGTGCAGGCCGCCCTTCACCGGACGGAGCCGACTCTGGTCATCCGCACCGAGCCACCGCATGCGGAAGTCTATTCAAATGGCCTGAAACTCGGTACCACGCCGCTCCCGCTGGATCCTGCCGAGGGAGTGCCGGCCATCTATCAGATCCGTCTGGCCGGATTCCGCATTCACGAGATCGAGCACATCGCCGACAAGAAGCGCCCGGCCACCTATGAAGTGAAGCTGGAACCTTCCAAGCTTCCGCAGCCCGGTGAGCGCTGGATAAACAGCCTGCAGATGACGTTCGTGCCGAAGCAAGGCGGCCACACGAGTGAACGGCCGGTGGAGATGAAGTACTTCGATGCCTTCCTGAAGGATACGGGACGTCCCTTTGAGGGGAGGGTGGTGCGCTACCAGATCCGGGGCACGAAGGATCCGGCCTACATCGTAGTGGTGCCATCGGGGGACGCGGAGGCGTTCCGCTACTGGCTCGCGGATCGTGATCGAGATGGTGGCTTCATGACGAACGAGCATCACTATGAACTCGAGACGTTGCCCTATATGGAAGCCGAGACGTCGGACGATACCGCGCTCGATGATCGTGCCGCAGATGAGCGGGCCGAGTCCGGCGACTGGCAGGCCTTTTTCCTGCGGGTGGCGCGCCAGGGATACGGCAGCGTGATTGTGCGCACCGACCCTGAGGGGGTGAAGGTCTTCCAGGGAGGTGAGCTGCTGGGCATCACACCGCTGGAGATTCCCCGTGCGAAGACGGGAGAGGTGGAGTTTGAGCTGCGTCAGGAAGGCTACACGGACCTCGTGTTGGACGGTGAGGTGACCGAGAATGAAATGCTCGAGCTGTATGCGGACATGGTGCAACGCCGCACGGTGGCATTTGGTAGAGAGTGGAGAAACTCCATGGGGGTGAAGTTCGTGCCGGTGGGGGAGGTGCTCATGGCCTCGACAGAAACCCGCCGTCGTGACTTTGCCGAGTATGCCAAGGCAACCAACGCCCGCCGTCCGCAGAATTATCCCGGCCAGATTCAGCAGAAGAGTGCGCAGTTTCCCGTGGTCGGTGTGGATCGTGATGAGGCACGCGCCTTTTGCGCATGGCTCACAAAGAAAGAGCGGGATATGAAGCTCATCCAGTCGACGGACACCTACCGTCTGCCCACGGACGAAGAATGGAGCCGCGCCGTGGGATTGCCACTGGAGCGAGGTAAGGACCCCGCCGAGCGCAACGGGCGCATCCGGGGCGTGTATCCGTGGGGCTACGAGTGGCCACCACCGCGTGGCACCGATAATTTCGCCGACAGCGCCGGCGCCCGCATGGGTGGACTCACCACCGTGATTCCTGGCTTCGATGATCGTTTCCCTGCGCTTGCCGCTGTGACCGCGCTTCCCGCCAGTAGCAAAGGTCTCATCGGTCTCGGTGGGAATGTGAGTGAATGGATCGATACCAATTTCGAATCCAACCCTGTGAACAAGGACATGCCTGCTGCCACGGTGCGCGGCGGAAGCTGGCGGAGTTCCAACCCTGATGAATTGCTCAGCTCGGCGCGGTTATCTCTGCCGCCGAATACTCGCAGGGATAACATTGGCTTCCGCATTGTGCTGTCGCGGAGTGAGGGAGGGAAGTAG